TTCGCCGGGGTGTGGCACGTACCGGTGGTGTTCGTGATCCAGAACAACCAGTGGGCCATCTCGATCCCGTTCAAGAAGCAGACGAACTCCCGCACGATCGCCCAGAAGGCCCTCGCCTACGGCTTTCCCGGCATCCAGGTCGACGGCAACGACGTGCTCGCGGTCTACGCGGCCAGCCAGGAGGCGGTGGCCCGCGCGCGGCAGGGCGACGGCCCGACCCTCATCGAGTGCGTGACCTATCGCCTCGGCGTGCACACGACCTCGGACGACCCGACCAAGTACCGGTCCGCCGAGGAGGTCGCGTCCTGGGAGCGGAAGGACCCGCTCACCCGCTTCGGCGCGTACCTGGACACCCGCGGTCTCCGCGAGCCCGGCCTCGAGGACCAGATCGACGGGGAGATCGCGGCCGCGGTTCGCTCGTTCGAGGCCACCGCCGGCGCCGATCCCCTGACGATGTTCGCCCACGCCTACGCCGAGCCCTTCCCCGCGCTCGAAGCGCAGCGGACCGCCATGCAAGCCCGGCTCGAGCACGTGACGAGCGAGCGCCCGGCCGGGGCGCCCGCCGATGCGCCGGCGCGCGAGCCCGCGTCCACCGGCGGTGAGCACGCGGTCCCCACCAGCCCGCCCATGCGCGGCCAGAGGCGACCGTGGCGAAGCTGAACATGGTCAAGGCGCTGAACCTGGCGCTGCTCCAGGAGATGGAGCGCGATCCGGACGTGCTGATCATCGGCGAGGACGTGGGCGTGGACGGCGGCGTCTTTCGCGTCACCGAGGACCTGCACCGGAAGTTCGGCGGCACGCGAGTGGTGGACAGTCCCCTGGCCGAGGCCGGCATCATCGGGGCCTCCGTGGGCATGGCTCTCTACGGGCTCAAGCCGATCTGCGAGATCCAGTTCTCGGGGTTCGCCTTCCAGTGCTTCCATCAGATCGAGAACCACGCCGCCCGCTACCGCATGCGGACGCAGGGGCGCTTCGGCTGCCAGATGGTGGTGCGAATGCCCTACGGCGGCGGCGTTCGCGCGCTGGAGCACCACTCCGAGAGCGAGGAGCAGTTCTACGCGCACATCCCGGGGCTCAAGATGGTGATCCCGTCCGGACCCCGCAATGCGCGGGCGCTCCTGGCCTCGGCCATCCGCGATCCTGACCCGGTGATCTTCTTCGAGGCCAAGGCCCTCTATCACGCGGCCAAGGAGGACGTGCCCGACGAGATGGAGACGATGGAGATCGGCCGCGCCCGGGTCGACCGCGCCGGTGACGATCTGACCATCGTGGCCTACGGCGCGATGGTCCGCGTCGCCCGCGAAGCCGCCGACCGCCTGCAACAGGAGGACGGCGTGGGGTCCGAGATCGTCGATCTGCTCACGATCTCTCCCCTCGACCGCGACACGCTCGCCGCCTCCGTCCGCAAGACCGGCCGGGCCGTCATCGTGCACGAGGCCCCGAAGAGCTTCGGCCCCGGCGCCGAGATCGCCACGTCGATCATGGAGGGCGCCTTCCTCTCTCTGGAGGCGCCGATCCAGCGGGTGACCGCCCACGACGTGCCGTTCGTCGGCTTCGCCCGGGAGCGCGCCAACCTGCCCGACGTCCCCCGGGTGCTGACGGCCTGTCGCGAGACCCTGAAGTTCTAGTTTTCTCATGTCCAGGCCATTTGCGCTGCCCGACCTCGGAGAGGGCTTGACCGAGGCGGAGATCGTCGCGGTCCTCGTGCGGGAAGGCGACGTGATCGCCGAGGACGCTCCGCTGCTCGAGGTGGAGACCGACAAAGCGCAGGTGGAAATCCCCTCGCCGATGGGCGGCCGGGTGGAGAAGATCCACGTCTCGCCTGGCCAGACCGTGAAGGTCGGTACCGTGCTGGTGACCTTCGCCGACGACGGCGCGTCGGCGCAGCCGGCTGCCGCGGCCGGCGACGCGGCTCATCGGAAGCCGACGGCTGCGCCACCCCGGCGGGCGGCACCGGGTCAATCGTCTCCGGCGCCGGCCGAGCCGTCCGCGGCGCCTCGGCCATCGGCGGCGCCGGCTCCCGCCGCGGGCCCCGTGGCCGCCACCCCGGCCACGCGCCGACTCGCGCGCGAGCTGGGCGTGGCACTCCCGGGCGTCCGCGGCACCGGGCCGGGCGGCCGGATCGTCGACGACGACGTGCGGGCCGCGGCGGCACGGGCGGGCCAGCCGACGGCCGTCGCGCCGGCGGAGCGCGCGAAACCGGCCGCGCCCGCGGCACCGGCCAAGCCGCTGGCCGGCGTCGGCCTGGAGCCGCCGCCCCTACCGCGATTCGAGCAGTGGGGACCCGTCGAGCGCACGCCCCTGTCGCACCTCCGCCGGACCATCGCGGAGCGCATGACGCTGTCGGCCACGCTGATTCCGCACGTCACGCACTTCGACCGCGCCGATATCACGGACCTGGACGCGATCATCACCCGCAACCTCGAGGCCGCGCGCGCCCAGGGCGTCACGCTGACCCTGACCGGCTTCCTGCTCAAGGCCACCGCGCTGGCGCTGCGGAGCCATCCCCAGTTCAACGCGAGCCTCGATCCCGCCGCCGGGGAGATGATCCTCAAGCGCTACTACCACGTCGGCGTGGCGGTGGCCACCGAGCGCGGCCTCATCGTGCCGGTGCTGCGCGACGTCGATCGCAAGCCGGTGCTCGAGGTCGCGCGAGAGCTGGGTGCGCTGGCCCAGCGCGTTCGCGAGGGCAAGGCCACGCTCGACGATCTGCGCGGGGGCACCTTCACCATCACCAACATCGGCGCGCTCGGCGGCACCGCCGCGATCCCGATCATCAACTATCCGGAGGTCGCCATCCTGGGCGTGGCCCGGGCCCGCCAGGAACCGGTCGTGCGTCAGGGCCAGATCGTCCCGCGGCTGATCCTGCCGCTGACCCTCACCTTCGATCACCGCATCGCCGACGGGGCGGACGGCGCGCGCCTCGCCACCGACATCGTGCAGCGGCTCGAGGCGCCCGAGCGCCTGCTCTGGGAGTGGTAGCCGATGGTGATGGGTGATCTCGTCGACGAAGTCGACGTGGCCGTGCTGGGGGGCGGACCCGGCGGCTACTCGGCCGCGTTCCGCTGCGGCGACCTGGGGCTCGAAACGGTGGTCATCGACACGACCGGTCGGCTGGGGGGCGCCTGCCTCTACGAGGGCTGCATTCCCAGCAAGGCGCTCCTGCACGTCGCCGCGGTGCTCAGCGAGGCGGGGCGCGCGAAGGAGTTCGGCGTCGACTTCGGCGAGCCGCGCATCTCGCTCGACCCGCTGCGGAAGTGGAAGCAGGAGCGCGTGGTCGGCAAGCTCGCCCGCGGGCTCGCCTCGGTGGCCCGCGGGAAGCACGTCGAGGTGGTGGGCGGACGCGGCGTGTTCGAGGACTCGACCACCCTGCGCATCGAGGGCGGCGACGCGCTGCGGAAGATCCGATTCAAGCACGCCATCGTGGCCACCGGCTCGCGGGCGAGCGCGCTGCCCGGCGTGACGCTCGTCAGCGACCGCCTGATGGACTCCACCGCGGCGCTCGAGCTGCCCGACATCCCGGAGCGGCTGCTGGTCATCGGCGGGGGCTACATCGGTCTCGAGATGGGCACGGTGTACGCCACGCTGGGCAGTCAGGTGACGCTCGTCGAGATGACCGACGGGCTCCTGCCGGGGGTGGACCGCGACCTCGTCCAGCCGCTCCAGCGCCGGATCGAGAAGCTGTTCACCGCCGTCCACCTGAAGACGAAGGTCACCGCCCTGCGCGAGGCGGGCGGAGCGATCGAGGCGGATTGGGAGGGCCAGGGCACCCAGCGCTTCGACCGGGTCCTGATCGCGGTGGGGCGGCGCGCGCAGAGCGGCGGGCTGGGCCTCGAGGCCACGCGCGTGCGGCTGGCCGCTCGCACCGGCTTCGTCCAGGTGGACGATCGCTGCCGCACCGACGACCCCCACATCTACGCGGTGGGCGACGTCACCGGCGAGCCGATGCTCGCCCACCGAGCCATGCGCCAGGGCAAGGTGGCCGCCGAGGCCATCGCCGGCCAGCCGTCCGCGTTCGACAACGTGGCCATCCCGGCCGTCGTCTTCACCGATCCCGAGATCGCCTGGTGCGGGCTCAGCGAGGCTCAGGCCAAGGCGCAGGGCATCGAGCCCAAGGTCTCGAAATTCCAATGGGCAGCATCCGGCCGTGCCGCGACGATCGGCCGCTCCGACGGCCTCACCAAGCTGGTCGCGGATGCGCAGTCCGGGCGTGTTGTCGGTGTCGGCATCGTCGGCCCCGGCGCGGGCGAGCTGATCGCGGAGGCCACCCTGGCGGTCGAGACCGCGGCGCTCGTCGAGGACGTCGCGGCCACCATCCACGCCCACCCGACCTTGTCCGAGACCTTCATGGAAGCGGCCGAGAACCTTCTCGGCTAGGGCACGCCGTGCCCGAGTCGATGCAGGTGGCGGTCGGCGACTCGAGCGTGACCGCGCTCGTCTATCCGCCGCCGGATCCCGCGCGGGCCAGCGCTACCGTGATCCTCGCCCATGGAGCTGGGCTGCCCCAGACCAGCGCGTTCATGGTCGACTTCGCCGGCGCGCTGGCCCGCCGCGGCTGCCGGGCCGTCACGTTCAACTTCGCCTACACCGAGCAGCGGCGCCGGCTACCGGATCGCGCGCCGGTGCTCGAAGCCTGCTTCCGGGATGTGGTCACGGCCGTCCGAGCCCGGCCGGAGCTGGTGTCGCCCCGGCTGGTGATCGGCGGCAAGTC
The Candidatus Methylomirabilota bacterium genome window above contains:
- the pdhA gene encoding pyruvate dehydrogenase (acetyl-transferring) E1 component subunit alpha; its protein translation is MPRTNIEPQFTVEHLSVLDADGNLDSAVEPPIPPDELKRLYRSMVLARRFDERMLRLQRQGRIGTFAPIKGQEAAQLGSVATLRRTDWMVPSFRETASMLWRGWPMEKMLLFFAGYLEGGQPAADQHDLPVCIPVSTQLPHAVGLAYAAQYRGDDAVVMVYCGDGATSEGDFHEAMNFAGVWHVPVVFVIQNNQWAISIPFKKQTNSRTIAQKALAYGFPGIQVDGNDVLAVYAASQEAVARARQGDGPTLIECVTYRLGVHTTSDDPTKYRSAEEVASWERKDPLTRFGAYLDTRGLREPGLEDQIDGEIAAAVRSFEATAGADPLTMFAHAYAEPFPALEAQRTAMQARLEHVTSERPAGAPADAPAREPASTGGEHAVPTSPPMRGQRRPWRS
- a CDS encoding dihydrolipoamide acetyltransferase family protein, which encodes MSRPFALPDLGEGLTEAEIVAVLVREGDVIAEDAPLLEVETDKAQVEIPSPMGGRVEKIHVSPGQTVKVGTVLVTFADDGASAQPAAAAGDAAHRKPTAAPPRRAAPGQSSPAPAEPSAAPRPSAAPAPAAGPVAATPATRRLARELGVALPGVRGTGPGGRIVDDDVRAAAARAGQPTAVAPAERAKPAAPAAPAKPLAGVGLEPPPLPRFEQWGPVERTPLSHLRRTIAERMTLSATLIPHVTHFDRADITDLDAIITRNLEAARAQGVTLTLTGFLLKATALALRSHPQFNASLDPAAGEMILKRYYHVGVAVATERGLIVPVLRDVDRKPVLEVARELGALAQRVREGKATLDDLRGGTFTITNIGALGGTAAIPIINYPEVAILGVARARQEPVVRQGQIVPRLILPLTLTFDHRIADGADGARLATDIVQRLEAPERLLWEW
- a CDS encoding alpha-ketoacid dehydrogenase subunit beta, whose translation is MAKLNMVKALNLALLQEMERDPDVLIIGEDVGVDGGVFRVTEDLHRKFGGTRVVDSPLAEAGIIGASVGMALYGLKPICEIQFSGFAFQCFHQIENHAARYRMRTQGRFGCQMVVRMPYGGGVRALEHHSESEEQFYAHIPGLKMVIPSGPRNARALLASAIRDPDPVIFFEAKALYHAAKEDVPDEMETMEIGRARVDRAGDDLTIVAYGAMVRVAREAADRLQQEDGVGSEIVDLLTISPLDRDTLAASVRKTGRAVIVHEAPKSFGPGAEIATSIMEGAFLSLEAPIQRVTAHDVPFVGFARERANLPDVPRVLTACRETLKF
- the lpdA gene encoding dihydrolipoyl dehydrogenase, yielding MGDLVDEVDVAVLGGGPGGYSAAFRCGDLGLETVVIDTTGRLGGACLYEGCIPSKALLHVAAVLSEAGRAKEFGVDFGEPRISLDPLRKWKQERVVGKLARGLASVARGKHVEVVGGRGVFEDSTTLRIEGGDALRKIRFKHAIVATGSRASALPGVTLVSDRLMDSTAALELPDIPERLLVIGGGYIGLEMGTVYATLGSQVTLVEMTDGLLPGVDRDLVQPLQRRIEKLFTAVHLKTKVTALREAGGAIEADWEGQGTQRFDRVLIAVGRRAQSGGLGLEATRVRLAARTGFVQVDDRCRTDDPHIYAVGDVTGEPMLAHRAMRQGKVAAEAIAGQPSAFDNVAIPAVVFTDPEIAWCGLSEAQAKAQGIEPKVSKFQWAASGRAATIGRSDGLTKLVADAQSGRVVGVGIVGPGAGELIAEATLAVETAALVEDVAATIHAHPTLSETFMEAAENLLG